The following are encoded together in the Arcticibacterium luteifluviistationis genome:
- a CDS encoding arylesterase, translated as MNKLIPIFLVLILAACTSETKEETGTQTENTSKPENNSKTILFFGNSLTAGYGVGLEEAFPAKIQNKLDSLEMDYTVVNAGLSGETTSGGLNRLDWVLNQKVDVFVLELGANDGLRGIPLKETKANLQAIIDLVWEKNPDTKIILAGMQIPPNMGQDYTTEFKNIWTDLAKTNDVKLIPFLLDGVGGVPSLNQGDGIHPTIEGHKILAKNVWEVLEGVI; from the coding sequence ATGAATAAGTTAATTCCTATTTTTCTAGTATTGATACTGGCAGCATGTACTTCTGAAACCAAAGAAGAAACAGGCACGCAGACAGAGAACACCTCAAAACCTGAGAATAATTCCAAAACTATCCTGTTTTTTGGCAACAGTCTTACAGCAGGCTACGGAGTGGGACTAGAGGAGGCTTTTCCAGCCAAAATTCAAAACAAGCTAGATTCTCTAGAAATGGATTATACCGTGGTAAACGCTGGCTTAAGTGGTGAAACCACTTCTGGCGGATTAAACAGACTAGACTGGGTGCTTAATCAAAAAGTAGATGTATTCGTGCTGGAACTTGGAGCAAACGACGGCTTAAGAGGAATTCCATTAAAAGAGACTAAAGCCAACTTACAGGCTATTATAGACCTAGTTTGGGAGAAAAACCCTGACACTAAAATCATATTGGCAGGTATGCAAATACCACCAAACATGGGACAAGACTATACCACTGAATTTAAAAATATCTGGACAGATTTAGCCAAAACTAACGATGTCAAACTAATTCCGTTTCTGTTAGATGGCGTAGGCGGAGTACCAAGCCTAAACCAAGGAGACGGCATCCACCCAACCATAGAAGGTCATAAAATCTTAGCCAAGAATGTTTGGGAGGTTTTGGAAGGGGTGATTTAG
- a CDS encoding T9SS type A sorting domain-containing protein: MKKLARAIITIALLISSTQLYSQEWIWGLKATGDGQIPYDPSTEINVDYHGNITIAGFYQKSFGIDTLLLFTEDDYYSDIFLSRLNKDGEVKWLKHIEAGSTYDYEIGLTTDDDSNIYLAGSKDSRIFASKYDSTGNLIWNQGFNQEFSGHGRTISTDQFDNVYIAGGSGSQFFIAKLDYSGKQVWTKHISVSNSRGCSLTDINVDALGNIYFTGVFSIDYLYLDDFVLEHDNAWGDQTFFGKLDSGGEVVWVKTASGRSNGSPQIAITSDNHLYLSGALFSGITFDNIYIEGICCQRPKPYLAKYTTDGDIVWAKGAYTSYQGTGQTQDIKVDYDGNLYLTGIYFTCTGETCTETDFYLEKYNPAGEHLWRKEIKMSTSDYSKSIDTDNYGNLYNVGYTNSANFIDENQFSFLRTIGIGKLNTGSSTNKRTPRPNSERFVQTCASNQTIKLVAEGENIKWYSDPLLNNLVSSDSIYTASFPSTDTLYVTQTCNQIESWPKEIIVYISNIPDVPLNLQMDTLIAPEGSNFQYQWLYNDDSLTNATSNSVIMDTTQNQNNFSVIISDFACTKKLDYLRIITSSEEVLRKKVSLYPNPTKGKVTFQPNTKGDTSIKVYTSNGKELISKLINMNDAPFLDLSPYPDGVYLIQISNNQATESFRIIKQ, from the coding sequence ATGAAAAAACTGGCTAGAGCTATAATAACCATAGCATTATTAATTTCCTCTACTCAATTATACTCTCAGGAATGGATTTGGGGGCTAAAAGCAACTGGGGACGGTCAAATTCCTTACGACCCTTCAACCGAGATTAATGTGGATTATCACGGAAACATTACTATCGCTGGCTTTTACCAGAAGAGCTTTGGTATTGACACCCTCCTTCTCTTTACTGAAGACGATTATTATTCAGACATTTTTTTAAGCAGGTTAAATAAAGATGGGGAAGTTAAATGGCTAAAGCATATAGAAGCAGGTTCTACGTATGATTATGAAATAGGGCTTACCACCGACGACGATTCAAACATCTATCTTGCGGGAAGTAAAGACAGTAGAATTTTTGCGTCCAAATATGATTCTACTGGCAACCTTATTTGGAACCAGGGTTTTAATCAAGAGTTTAGTGGACATGGCAGAACTATCTCAACTGACCAATTTGATAATGTATATATCGCTGGAGGAAGTGGTAGTCAGTTTTTCATAGCCAAGTTAGACTATAGTGGCAAGCAAGTTTGGACGAAACATATAAGCGTCAGTAACTCAAGAGGCTGTTCCCTGACTGACATTAATGTTGATGCCTTGGGTAATATATACTTTACGGGAGTTTTTAGTATCGACTATTTATACTTAGATGATTTTGTACTAGAACATGATAACGCTTGGGGAGATCAGACCTTTTTCGGAAAACTAGATAGCGGCGGAGAGGTGGTTTGGGTCAAGACTGCATCAGGTAGATCAAATGGCAGCCCACAAATAGCCATAACTTCAGACAATCATCTATACCTAAGTGGAGCTTTGTTCTCTGGAATCACATTTGATAATATTTACATTGAAGGTATTTGCTGCCAAAGACCAAAACCGTATTTAGCAAAATATACAACTGATGGTGATATAGTCTGGGCAAAAGGAGCTTACACATCATATCAAGGGACAGGTCAAACTCAAGATATTAAAGTAGACTATGACGGAAATCTTTATTTAACTGGCATTTATTTTACTTGTACTGGTGAAACCTGCACCGAAACCGACTTTTATCTTGAGAAATACAATCCTGCTGGTGAGCATCTATGGAGAAAGGAAATAAAAATGAGCACATCTGACTATTCAAAATCTATTGATACTGATAATTACGGTAACTTGTACAATGTAGGATATACAAACTCAGCCAATTTTATAGACGAAAATCAATTTAGTTTCCTCAGGACTATTGGCATTGGTAAATTAAATACAGGATCTTCTACTAATAAAAGGACACCAAGACCTAATTCAGAACGATTTGTACAAACCTGTGCCAGTAATCAAACTATAAAGCTAGTGGCAGAAGGAGAAAATATTAAATGGTATAGTGACCCTCTGTTAAATAATTTGGTAAGTTCCGATAGCATCTATACCGCTTCTTTTCCATCTACAGACACGCTTTATGTTACACAAACCTGTAACCAAATTGAAAGCTGGCCAAAGGAAATAATAGTCTATATTTCGAATATTCCCGACGTTCCATTAAATCTTCAAATGGATACGCTAATAGCTCCAGAAGGCAGTAATTTTCAATATCAATGGTTATACAATGACGATTCTTTAACCAATGCTACAAGTAATTCTGTAATTATGGATACCACTCAAAATCAAAACAATTTCAGTGTTATAATCTCAGATTTTGCTTGTACAAAAAAACTAGACTATTTACGTATAATAACTTCGTCGGAAGAAGTATTAAGAAAGAAGGTTTCACTCTACCCAAACCCAACAAAGGGAAAAGTTACGTTTCAGCCAAATACCAAAGGTGACACTTCTATTAAGGTCTATACTTCCAATGGGAAAGAACTAATATCAAAGTTAATAAATATGAATGATGCACCATTTCTAGATCTTAGTCCCTATCCTGATGGTGTGTACTTAATTCAGATATCAAATAACCAGGCGACGGAATCATTCCGAATTATAAAGCAGTAA
- a CDS encoding alpha/beta hydrolase family protein, which yields MKNLLIAFISIFLITPIMAQQATNYDEAKVPVYKLPAILEDGKTVNDWESKRRAETLSLFESEVYGKTDLEGVKTSFKVAKQDNEALDGKAIRKEIVCTMERNGKQHSFSIMLFTPKAVSKAPVFLGLNFYGNHTLSTDSGISISENWVPNKEAFFIENNKATETSRGVRAYRWPIEKIIDRGYGLANIYCGDLDPDFDDSFKNGLHSILGETSMATIGAWAVGFSKAMDYLETDNDVDAKNVAVFGHSRLGKAALWASAQDPRFKMTISNESGCGGAALSKREYGERLEVINTRFPHWFATKFKKYNSNEAALPIDQHQLLALIAPRALYVGTAEDDQWSDPRGQYLSLYEASKLYESYGFKRIPEDSPKVNETRQIGPLGYHERSGKHEVMPVDWANYLDFADKHLK from the coding sequence ATGAAAAACCTACTCATTGCTTTTATAAGCATTTTCTTAATCACCCCTATTATGGCACAGCAAGCAACTAATTATGACGAAGCCAAAGTTCCTGTTTATAAACTCCCTGCTATTTTAGAAGATGGAAAAACGGTGAACGACTGGGAAAGCAAAAGACGTGCAGAAACTTTGAGTCTTTTTGAATCCGAAGTTTACGGAAAAACAGATTTAGAAGGCGTAAAAACGAGTTTTAAAGTAGCTAAACAAGACAATGAAGCCCTAGACGGAAAAGCCATTAGAAAGGAAATAGTCTGTACTATGGAAAGAAATGGAAAACAACATTCCTTTTCTATTATGCTTTTTACGCCTAAAGCAGTTAGTAAAGCTCCCGTTTTTCTTGGTCTGAACTTCTATGGCAATCATACTCTGTCTACAGATTCGGGCATTTCTATTTCAGAAAACTGGGTACCAAATAAGGAAGCCTTTTTCATTGAAAACAACAAAGCCACAGAAACGTCTAGAGGTGTGCGTGCCTACAGATGGCCTATTGAAAAAATCATTGACAGGGGTTACGGACTAGCAAATATCTATTGCGGTGACCTAGACCCCGACTTTGACGACAGTTTTAAAAATGGACTTCACAGTATTCTTGGCGAAACTTCCATGGCAACTATAGGAGCATGGGCGGTAGGATTCTCTAAAGCCATGGATTACCTAGAAACAGATAATGACGTGGACGCAAAGAATGTAGCTGTTTTTGGTCACTCAAGATTAGGCAAAGCTGCACTTTGGGCATCTGCACAAGACCCTCGTTTTAAAATGACCATCTCTAACGAATCTGGCTGTGGTGGAGCTGCTCTTTCTAAACGTGAATATGGCGAAAGACTAGAAGTCATAAACACTCGTTTTCCTCATTGGTTTGCTACTAAATTTAAAAAGTACAACAGCAATGAAGCCGCTTTGCCAATTGACCAACATCAATTATTAGCTTTAATTGCACCAAGAGCATTATACGTAGGCACTGCAGAAGACGACCAGTGGAGTGACCCAAGAGGACAGTATTTGAGTTTATATGAAGCATCTAAACTCTATGAAAGCTATGGTTTTAAAAGAATCCCAGAAGACTCTCCCAAAGTAAATGAAACCAGACAAATTGGCCCACTGGGCTATCATGAAAGAAGCGGGAAGCATGAAGTTATGCCTGTAGATTGGGCTAATTATTTAGATTTTGCTGATAAGCATCTAAAATAG
- a CDS encoding class I SAM-dependent methyltransferase has translation MEIEKRRSVLIPQQDQNWQDRPEWFFNREHTDTYEQWYEGRYKRAEVWQKKIMEQLVSKDKRVKTLLEFGCGTARFTRWWKNIGIEATGGDISPLMLSQAVDLFDGDLVMADSHHMPFKDNTFDSLAFITTFEYYKDPVKVIREAARVAKCGIAMGMMNRNSTKVVRRRVQEVFGLNPFYLTATFYTPAMLTKIIDEALKGRDYSIEWTCTGLPNWFPVQQWNLPLGDFFGLYVKLND, from the coding sequence ATGGAAATAGAAAAAAGACGCTCAGTACTTATTCCGCAGCAAGACCAAAACTGGCAAGACCGTCCTGAATGGTTTTTTAACAGAGAACATACCGACACCTACGAGCAGTGGTATGAAGGCCGTTATAAGCGTGCCGAAGTTTGGCAAAAGAAAATCATGGAACAGCTGGTTTCTAAAGACAAGCGAGTAAAAACATTGCTTGAATTTGGCTGTGGAACCGCACGTTTTACCAGATGGTGGAAAAACATAGGAATTGAAGCCACAGGTGGAGATATTTCTCCACTAATGCTTTCTCAAGCGGTTGATTTGTTTGACGGAGACTTGGTGATGGCAGATTCTCACCACATGCCTTTTAAAGACAACACCTTTGACTCGCTAGCTTTCATTACCACTTTTGAATATTACAAAGACCCTGTAAAAGTGATTAGAGAAGCGGCACGTGTAGCCAAATGCGGTATAGCCATGGGCATGATGAACAGAAACTCTACCAAAGTAGTACGTAGAAGAGTGCAAGAGGTTTTCGGATTGAATCCCTTTTACTTGACCGCCACTTTTTACACGCCCGCCATGCTGACCAAAATCATTGACGAGGCATTAAAAGGCAGAGATTATTCCATAGAATGGACTTGTACTGGTTTGCCTAATTGGTTTCCTGTACAGCAGTGGAATTTACCTTTGGGCGATTTTTTCGGCTTATACGTTAAACTAAACGACTAA
- a CDS encoding AIR synthase family protein produces the protein MSEKLGKIDSHIFEQFISQKCGSKRDEVAVGPQFGVDVSLVDLPGGMAMAMTSDPLSLIPSLGLEESAWLSVQLMANDMATTGFAPMYGQFVLNLPSTFSKADFQVYWDYVHGFCSKIGIAITGGHTGFIEGQNSTIAGGGTFISVAPKEQMLVSKYAKAGDAILVTKTCAISSAAILAMCFPETVKNKLGNEMQQEASATFYHTSSLEDALTAVGKNHEHKDITAMHDVTEGGVLGAIYELATASNNGAKIYNEKLPIAAIQKEVCQLFELDPRNCIGAGAMIITCKKEAVQDVINRLAVANINCTEVGELVEKQEGIKIIENEKTSDVIYLEDDPYWAAFFKAINTGWK, from the coding sequence ATGAGTGAGAAATTAGGCAAAATTGACAGCCATATATTCGAACAGTTTATCAGTCAAAAATGTGGTTCTAAAAGAGACGAAGTCGCTGTGGGTCCACAATTTGGTGTAGACGTATCGCTTGTAGATTTGCCAGGAGGCATGGCGATGGCAATGACCAGCGACCCACTTTCGCTTATTCCAAGCTTGGGCTTGGAGGAATCAGCCTGGCTATCGGTACAACTCATGGCAAACGACATGGCCACCACGGGCTTTGCTCCTATGTATGGTCAGTTTGTCTTAAATCTTCCTTCCACTTTTTCTAAGGCCGATTTTCAGGTTTACTGGGACTATGTGCATGGCTTTTGTTCCAAAATTGGCATTGCCATAACGGGTGGGCACACAGGTTTTATAGAAGGACAAAACTCTACCATAGCAGGTGGCGGTACGTTTATAAGCGTAGCTCCAAAGGAGCAAATGCTAGTTTCTAAATATGCCAAAGCGGGAGACGCTATTTTGGTGACCAAAACTTGTGCTATTTCATCTGCAGCTATACTGGCCATGTGTTTTCCTGAAACGGTCAAAAACAAGCTAGGAAACGAAATGCAGCAAGAAGCCAGTGCTACTTTTTATCATACCTCGTCCTTAGAAGATGCTCTTACTGCCGTTGGCAAAAATCATGAGCATAAAGACATCACCGCCATGCATGATGTAACCGAAGGCGGTGTATTGGGAGCCATTTACGAACTGGCTACCGCCTCAAATAATGGAGCAAAAATCTATAATGAGAAGTTGCCAATAGCTGCTATTCAAAAGGAAGTGTGTCAATTATTTGAACTTGACCCAAGAAACTGTATAGGTGCTGGTGCTATGATAATTACCTGCAAAAAAGAAGCTGTACAGGATGTGATCAATCGTTTAGCTGTAGCCAATATCAACTGCACAGAAGTAGGCGAACTGGTAGAAAAACAAGAAGGCATCAAAATCATAGAAAATGAAAAAACATCTGATGTTATCTACCTAGAAGATGACCCTTACTGGGCGGCATTTTTCAAAGCCATAAACACAGGATGGAAATGA
- a CDS encoding thiamine phosphate synthase, with product MMNSHPGIYLVLDPSMDEELLLHKLSLCLKEKLAAVQIWDNFNAEQNIPDLVQKVCERCQPKGVRVFINNRWNLLSNTDVDGVHFDEIPENYSVIKTKVNKPFLSGLTCNNDLAWVHWANENQMDYISFCSIFPSSTANSCDLVDFETIQQASEIFSKAIFLAGGIKPENIEKLSSLKYNGVAVVSGIMSSDTPDLAIKQYQEKLNSK from the coding sequence ATGATGAATAGCCATCCTGGTATATACTTGGTACTAGACCCTTCTATGGACGAAGAGCTGCTATTGCACAAATTAAGCTTGTGCTTAAAAGAGAAACTGGCTGCCGTACAGATTTGGGATAATTTTAACGCAGAGCAAAACATTCCAGACTTGGTTCAAAAAGTGTGCGAACGCTGTCAGCCTAAAGGTGTGCGAGTGTTTATCAATAACCGTTGGAATTTGCTTTCAAACACAGATGTAGATGGCGTTCATTTTGATGAAATACCAGAGAATTATAGCGTAATAAAGACGAAAGTAAACAAGCCTTTTTTAAGCGGATTGACTTGTAATAATGATTTAGCATGGGTGCATTGGGCAAATGAAAATCAGATGGATTATATCTCCTTTTGCTCCATATTTCCATCTAGTACGGCAAATAGCTGCGATTTAGTGGATTTTGAAACCATTCAGCAAGCTTCCGAAATCTTTTCAAAAGCCATATTTCTAGCTGGTGGCATAAAGCCAGAGAACATAGAGAAACTGAGCTCTTTAAAATACAATGGCGTGGCGGTGGTATCAGGCATTATGAGTTCTGATACACCAGACCTAGCGATTAAACAATATCAAGAAAAATTAAATAGTAAGTAA
- a CDS encoding Trm112 family protein, whose protein sequence is MRPETIKKLCCPFDKADLTLTEITKDLDENVLEGFFVCNSCKRLYPIIKSIPIMSPDEYREFKLEQPLLERWSKELKGQSFENFRLVSAEGGTV, encoded by the coding sequence ATGAGACCGGAAACTATAAAGAAATTATGCTGTCCTTTTGATAAGGCAGACCTTACTTTAACAGAAATCACAAAGGACTTGGACGAAAATGTATTAGAAGGCTTCTTTGTGTGCAATAGCTGCAAACGCCTCTACCCCATCATAAAAAGCATACCAATCATGAGCCCAGATGAATACAGAGAGTTCAAACTAGAACAACCGCTATTAGAAAGATGGTCAAAAGAACTAAAGGGTCAATCTTTTGAAAATTTTAGGTTGGTTAGTGCGGAGGGGGGAACGGTTTAA
- a CDS encoding LamG domain-containing protein, whose protein sequence is MNRTLTIVFLLSLFLIFPQFGFSQNGKKQPPKITNTNTTCKALCELYLDKSKFISNSKELILEAPINNNYCVELPVSTNFGCLSSYDNQTWVIIKVKSSGDLSLNIHSSNNRDLDASVWGGVSNNLDNICTAIQNLPLACDYSSIDPEINLTNVTAGQYLVLLITNFSNAPTNIELKQPFVGDVEYSYVCPTFFNVSQDISDNSVYWAKNSITSSQTILNSNVTFKANRAINLIPGFNSNHDYFLAEIEDCDNLSTENEVLSFTFKESKLNVNSSQNLITGSSVSDFAVGIPSIKLSPGATISPLATAVQDFSLPVTYVVSAENGETREYTVTINFSNNKLIAGYKFDGNVEDYSQNSFDGTSSNVVSEIGRKNLPNSCFYFNGINSQVIIPHKPELSLGSNPTKEFSISIWYKADQTQSNFNSNYIAAHLVHKGYGESGNLDYSVHFSTNQNNINNFVWATGNSADQCSYKVFNAPPREIWHHLVLTYSAGLKEKKVYIDGALTNTCQFNIMPIDFGLDITVGKGVVYQYLADLYYKGFIDDLSFYNKVLSDSEVVLLNNL, encoded by the coding sequence ATGAACCGTACTTTAACTATTGTTTTTTTACTTAGCTTGTTTCTTATCTTTCCTCAATTTGGCTTTTCACAAAATGGGAAAAAGCAACCACCTAAAATAACTAATACCAATACTACTTGTAAGGCACTATGTGAACTCTATTTAGATAAATCAAAATTTATCTCGAATTCGAAAGAGCTAATTTTGGAAGCTCCCATAAATAACAATTACTGCGTTGAACTGCCAGTTAGTACTAACTTTGGTTGCCTTTCATCTTATGATAATCAAACTTGGGTAATCATAAAAGTTAAGTCTAGTGGAGATTTAAGCTTAAATATTCATAGCTCTAATAATCGTGATTTAGATGCTTCTGTCTGGGGGGGAGTTTCGAATAATCTAGATAATATTTGTACAGCTATTCAAAATCTACCACTAGCTTGTGACTATTCCAGTATAGACCCTGAGATAAATCTAACAAATGTAACTGCTGGTCAATACCTTGTTTTGTTAATTACTAATTTCAGTAATGCTCCCACAAACATCGAACTGAAGCAACCATTTGTGGGAGATGTGGAATACAGCTATGTATGTCCAACATTCTTTAATGTTTCGCAAGATATTTCTGATAATTCAGTCTATTGGGCTAAAAACAGTATTACCTCCTCTCAAACAATTCTAAATTCAAATGTTACGTTTAAAGCAAATAGAGCAATTAATCTAATTCCTGGCTTTAATTCAAATCATGATTATTTTTTAGCTGAGATTGAAGACTGTGATAATTTGAGTACGGAAAACGAGGTTCTAAGCTTTACTTTTAAGGAGAGTAAACTCAACGTCAATTCTTCTCAAAACTTAATAACGGGGAGTTCGGTTTCTGATTTTGCTGTTGGGATTCCTTCTATTAAGCTTTCACCAGGAGCAACTATTTCTCCATTAGCCACCGCTGTTCAGGATTTTTCGCTGCCAGTAACATATGTTGTAAGTGCAGAAAATGGAGAAACCAGAGAATATACTGTAACTATTAACTTCAGTAACAATAAGTTAATAGCAGGATATAAATTTGATGGAAATGTAGAGGATTATTCACAAAATAGCTTTGACGGAACCTCGTCTAATGTAGTAAGTGAAATAGGTAGAAAGAACTTACCAAATTCATGTTTTTATTTCAATGGTATCAATTCACAAGTTATAATCCCCCATAAGCCTGAATTAAGCTTAGGAAGCAATCCAACTAAAGAGTTTTCGATTTCTATATGGTATAAAGCCGATCAAACTCAAAGTAACTTCAATTCAAATTATATAGCGGCTCACCTCGTTCATAAAGGATATGGAGAATCAGGGAATCTAGACTATTCTGTTCACTTTAGCACTAATCAGAATAATATCAATAATTTCGTATGGGCAACTGGAAATTCAGCAGATCAATGTTCCTATAAAGTTTTCAATGCACCGCCACGCGAAATCTGGCATCATTTAGTTTTAACATATAGTGCAGGGCTGAAAGAGAAAAAGGTTTATATTGATGGTGCTCTTACTAATACCTGCCAATTTAACATCATGCCAATAGATTTTGGTTTGGATATCACTGTAGGAAAAGGTGTTGTATATCAATACTTAGCAGACCTTTATTACAAAGGTTTTATTGATGACTTAAGTTTTTACAATAAGGTACTTTCAGATTCGGAAGTTGTTCTATTAAACAATTTGTAG
- a CDS encoding Trm112 family protein produces the protein MKKLCCPFDKADLTLTEITKDLDENVLEGFFVCNSCKRLYPIIKGIPIMSPDEYREFKPEQPVLKRWSKELKGQSFENFRLVSAERWYRD, from the coding sequence ATAAAGAAATTATGCTGCCCTTTTGATAAGGCAGACCTTACCTTAACAGAAATCACAAAGGATTTGGACGAAAACGTATTGGAAGGATTCTTTGTGTGCAATAGCTGCAAACGCCTCTACCCCATCATAAAAGGAATCCCAATAATGAGTCCAGATGAATACAGGGAGTTTAAACCGGAACAACCTGTATTAAAAAGATGGTCAAAGGAGCTGAAAGGACAATCTTTTGAAAATTTCAGGTTGGTTAGTGCGGAGAGGTGGTATAGAGATTAA
- a CDS encoding DUF6915 family protein has translation MNAYKHAELSAKRRGGLIEDYLPIHKFIDSTKELCSDNRHRILHNLWGIRRVINPIFGETIVNSSGRTINIKDLCEQDHILPDYGNKFIPTLHDFSQELASNLNTDLLDDFILTYENDDEVKELLLSPLAITGNKKSLFFTHNSWFINEIIPKIFPRKARITDFEISPSYFFESMNFTLWMDNGNSIPQSARKIQNMIVG, from the coding sequence ATGAATGCATACAAACACGCAGAACTCTCTGCAAAGAGACGAGGAGGACTAATTGAAGACTATTTACCGATTCATAAGTTTATTGACTCTACAAAGGAATTATGTAGCGATAACAGACACCGAATATTGCATAACCTTTGGGGAATAAGAAGGGTAATCAACCCCATCTTTGGAGAAACAATAGTTAACAGTTCGGGTAGAACTATCAACATAAAAGACTTATGTGAGCAAGATCATATCCTTCCCGATTATGGAAATAAATTCATCCCAACATTGCATGATTTTTCACAAGAACTTGCATCCAACCTAAACACTGATTTACTAGATGACTTTATTCTAACTTATGAAAACGACGATGAAGTTAAGGAACTACTACTTTCACCTTTAGCCATAACTGGAAATAAAAAATCCCTCTTTTTTACGCATAATTCTTGGTTTATTAACGAAATCATACCCAAGATTTTCCCAAGAAAAGCGAGAATTACTGATTTTGAAATTAGCCCATCCTATTTTTTTGAATCTATGAATTTTACTTTGTGGATGGACAATGGCAATAGTATTCCCCAAAGTGCCCGGAAAATACAGAATATGATAGTTGGCTAA
- a CDS encoding TetR/AcrR family transcriptional regulator: protein MNKKEAILSSALTLLTETGVHNTPMSAIAKAAGTGMGTIYNYFPHKDILINEIYVSIKEKEKSIFLAFDASKPVKTQFENYFTAIITFFVENPIYFKFMEQLQASPIITEESRNKGEESVVSVVKLLANGQKERIIKDIELDEILVFIGGAIMSYLRWHFNQTETKSSSLQNQINMTWDAIKE, encoded by the coding sequence GTGAATAAAAAAGAAGCCATATTATCCTCTGCTCTTACACTTCTAACAGAAACGGGAGTGCATAATACGCCTATGTCTGCTATTGCCAAGGCTGCAGGAACAGGTATGGGGACTATTTACAACTACTTTCCTCATAAAGACATATTGATAAATGAGATTTATGTAAGTATTAAAGAAAAGGAAAAATCTATTTTCTTAGCCTTTGATGCTAGTAAACCCGTAAAAACACAATTCGAAAACTACTTTACGGCTATTATCACGTTTTTCGTGGAAAATCCTATTTACTTCAAGTTTATGGAGCAGTTACAGGCCTCTCCTATAATCACTGAGGAAAGCAGAAATAAAGGTGAAGAGTCTGTGGTATCAGTAGTAAAATTGTTAGCTAATGGCCAGAAAGAGAGGATAATAAAGGACATTGAACTGGACGAAATACTTGTTTTTATTGGCGGAGCCATCATGTCATACTTGAGATGGCACTTTAACCAAACAGAAACAAAATCGTCTTCGCTACAAAATCAAATAAACATGACTTGGGACGCAATTAAAGAGTAA
- a CDS encoding SDR family oxidoreductase: MKKNVLITGTSTGVGFESAILFAKNGFKVYATMRNLAKAKTLKERIQQDDLDIEILQLDVSSLESVENAVKSILTKDGKIDILLNNAGAGFAKTLEVSSKEEIDWVTDVNYTGVIRTTKAVLPSMRENRAGRIINVTSVGGLVGQPFNELYCGAKFAVEGFTEALASYISKPFNIKFSLVEPGGIATEFMNNAVSKTVNEEGQMATGEYAPIFQKYMEGTQNRSKTEEVPLFQTSSEVADVILQVALSDTPPLRIRTSEWAENLCHLKTQADPDGTKLVNQVSEYFL; encoded by the coding sequence ATGAAAAAAAACGTATTAATCACAGGAACATCAACAGGTGTAGGGTTTGAAAGTGCAATTCTATTTGCAAAAAATGGATTCAAAGTATATGCTACCATGCGAAACCTAGCAAAGGCAAAAACTTTAAAAGAACGTATCCAGCAGGATGACTTAGACATTGAAATACTTCAGTTAGATGTTTCAAGTCTTGAATCAGTAGAAAATGCTGTAAAAAGCATTCTAACAAAAGATGGTAAAATTGATATACTCCTAAATAATGCCGGTGCCGGATTTGCTAAAACATTGGAAGTCTCTTCTAAAGAAGAAATTGACTGGGTCACGGATGTAAATTACACGGGCGTGATAAGAACTACTAAGGCAGTTTTGCCATCTATGAGAGAAAATAGAGCTGGTCGTATTATTAACGTAACCTCTGTTGGTGGCTTAGTGGGTCAGCCTTTTAACGAATTATACTGCGGGGCAAAGTTTGCCGTAGAAGGTTTTACAGAAGCTCTTGCCAGCTACATTTCTAAGCCATTTAACATTAAGTTTTCTTTAGTAGAACCTGGTGGAATAGCCACAGAGTTTATGAACAATGCCGTTTCTAAAACCGTAAATGAAGAAGGACAAATGGCTACTGGAGAGTACGCCCCTATATTCCAAAAATATATGGAGGGTACCCAAAATAGGTCTAAAACGGAAGAAGTGCCACTCTTTCAAACAAGCTCCGAAGTGGCAGATGTGATATTACAGGTAGCACTTTCAGACACTCCCCCATTACGTATAAGAACTTCAGAATGGGCAGAGAACCTTTGTCATTTAAAAACTCAGGCCGACCCCGATGGAACAAAGTTAGTAAATCAGGTAAGCGAGTATTTCTTATAA